The proteins below come from a single Methanolobus chelungpuianus genomic window:
- the cofG gene encoding 7,8-didemethyl-8-hydroxy-5-deazariboflavin synthase subunit CofG: MPEFITFCRNVFIPVTNICRNECGYCTFRRSPDDPAARLMTGEEIVPLLTEGKEAGCTEALFTFGEYAEEVPGYKDLLEGIGYSSTVEYVSDLCRIAIEIGLLPHTNAGLLNYTELETLKPLNASMGLMLETTADLDAHAGSPGKRPSARLKTMSYAGELQIPFTTGILVGIGETLDDRINSLQSIAELHEKYGHIQEVIIQNFMPKPDTPMADCLPPTDEEMMQTVLIAGEILPQDVTIQVAPNLIDPYVLIQCGAGDLGGISPTTIDWINPEANWPDLERLKQMVRGIPIRERLPIYPEYIRKGWYSEQLKDLILSVADEEGYRKV; this comes from the coding sequence ATGCCTGAATTCATAACTTTTTGTCGTAACGTCTTCATACCTGTCACCAATATCTGCAGGAATGAGTGCGGATACTGCACCTTCAGACGTAGTCCGGATGACCCGGCAGCCCGGCTGATGACCGGAGAGGAGATCGTCCCCTTACTTACCGAAGGTAAGGAAGCAGGGTGTACGGAGGCACTTTTCACATTCGGTGAATATGCCGAGGAAGTGCCGGGATACAAGGATCTGCTTGAGGGGATCGGATATTCTTCTACCGTAGAATATGTTTCCGACCTTTGCAGGATTGCCATAGAGATCGGGCTCCTGCCGCATACCAACGCAGGGCTTCTCAATTACACGGAACTTGAGACCCTTAAGCCATTGAATGCCAGCATGGGCCTTATGCTCGAGACCACGGCTGATCTTGATGCACATGCCGGCAGCCCCGGTAAAAGACCCTCGGCAAGGCTCAAGACCATGAGCTACGCAGGAGAGCTTCAGATCCCTTTCACTACAGGCATACTTGTCGGGATCGGAGAAACACTGGATGACAGGATTAATTCCCTCCAGTCCATTGCAGAACTGCATGAGAAGTACGGACATATCCAGGAAGTCATAATCCAGAACTTTATGCCAAAGCCCGATACACCAATGGCAGACTGCCTCCCTCCCACCGATGAAGAGATGATGCAGACCGTACTGATTGCAGGCGAGATACTTCCGCAGGATGTCACGATACAGGTCGCACCCAATCTCATCGATCCCTATGTTCTGATACAGTGTGGGGCAGGCGACCTTGGAGGCATATCCCCGACAACCATCGACTGGATCAACCCGGAGGCAAACTGGCCTGACCTTGAAAGGCTGAAGCAGATGGTAAGGGGTATTCCGATACGGGAAAGACTCCCGATATATCCGGAATACATAAGGAAGGGCTGGTACAGCGAACAGCTGAAGGATCTCATCCTCTCTGTCGCGGATGAGGAAGGATACCGGAAAGTTTGA
- a CDS encoding 4Fe-4S binding protein, protein MAIKVNKFKCGYCGACVGVCPPGALELVETWIEADEKCTSCGICAKICPVGAIEVSR, encoded by the coding sequence GTGGCCATCAAGGTGAATAAATTCAAATGCGGATACTGTGGTGCATGCGTAGGTGTGTGCCCTCCCGGTGCGCTTGAATTGGTCGAGACTTGGATCGAAGCGGATGAGAAGTGCACAAGTTGCGGGATATGCGCCAAGATCTGCCCGGTGGGAGCCATTGAGGTGTCCAGATGA
- a CDS encoding NAD(P)/FAD-dependent oxidoreductase produces the protein MKDHYDVIVVGAGPAGSIAAKTAAMKGLSVLMIEKRQEIGDPVRCAEGVSKVWLRKHIEPDHRWICADVKGSRIFSPDGTMIEMAEEIAGGEVGYVLERKIFDRALAYESAKAGAEVMVKTRATGLLTENGFVRGVRLMHLGEEKEVRSRLVIGADGVESKVGRWAGIDTSIKPADLETCAQFLMSGTGIDQDYCYFYLGNEIAPCGYIWIFPKGEDLANVGIGILGNKSGKKHAVDYLKDFVGQKFPDAKILEIDVGGVPVSGSIERTIANGLMLVGDAARQSDPITGGGIINAMEAGKIAGEVAYEAISRNDVSTSMLELYEKRWRQTIGMEIDNSLIVKDAFISFTDKEINSLAHSLEGVNFSSMSLIDLLYALFKANKKLLWDLRVLFKNVVKHELDFER, from the coding sequence ATGAAAGACCATTATGATGTCATTGTGGTCGGTGCAGGTCCTGCCGGATCCATTGCTGCCAAGACCGCAGCGATGAAAGGCCTCAGTGTGCTTATGATAGAGAAACGCCAGGAGATAGGGGACCCTGTCAGGTGTGCAGAGGGAGTGAGCAAGGTATGGCTGCGCAAGCATATTGAGCCTGACCACCGCTGGATATGCGCCGATGTCAAGGGATCACGTATCTTCTCACCTGATGGCACCATGATCGAGATGGCAGAGGAAATAGCCGGCGGAGAGGTCGGTTACGTCCTGGAACGTAAGATATTTGACCGTGCGCTTGCATACGAAAGTGCAAAAGCAGGCGCAGAGGTAATGGTCAAGACCAGGGCGACAGGACTCCTAACAGAGAACGGGTTCGTCAGGGGTGTCAGGCTGATGCACCTGGGAGAAGAAAAGGAAGTTCGTTCAAGACTGGTTATCGGCGCAGACGGTGTCGAATCAAAGGTAGGCAGGTGGGCTGGCATTGATACTTCGATCAAGCCTGCTGATCTCGAGACGTGCGCCCAGTTTCTCATGAGCGGGACAGGCATTGACCAGGACTACTGCTATTTCTACCTGGGCAATGAGATAGCCCCATGTGGGTACATATGGATATTCCCGAAGGGAGAGGACCTTGCCAATGTAGGCATAGGCATACTTGGTAACAAGTCCGGTAAGAAACATGCAGTTGACTACCTGAAGGATTTCGTGGGACAAAAGTTCCCCGATGCAAAGATACTTGAGATCGATGTCGGAGGAGTGCCTGTCAGTGGCAGTATAGAAAGGACCATTGCAAATGGCCTTATGCTGGTGGGAGATGCGGCAAGACAGTCTGACCCGATCACGGGCGGAGGGATAATAAACGCCATGGAAGCAGGCAAGATCGCAGGCGAGGTTGCATACGAGGCCATTTCCAGGAACGATGTCTCAACATCGATGCTGGAGCTCTATGAGAAAAGATGGCGCCAGACAATAGGTATGGAGATCGATAACAGCCTGATCGTTAAAGATGCTTTCATCAGTTTTACGGATAAGGAGATCAACTCCCTGGCGCACTCTCTGGAAGGCGTCAATTTCTCCAGCATGAGTCTCATTGACCTCCTATATGCCCTTTTCAAGGCAAACAAAAAGCTTCTCTGGGACCTGAGAGTACTTTTCAAGAACGTGGTCAAACACGAGCTGGACTTTGAGCGCTGA
- a CDS encoding NADH-quinone oxidoreductase subunit B produces MTDSNAISDFLKKTKVQDVLNWGRKNSLWFTVNAMGCCGVELLSTGMAHYDTDRFGIIPRNSPRHADVLIISGYVTKKYLPALKRIWEQMPSPKWVIAFGDCAISGGPFYESYSTHQNVDEIFPVDVFVPGCPPRCEALIQGFFELQKKIEAKQDRGTEY; encoded by the coding sequence ATGACCGACAGCAATGCTATCAGTGACTTCCTGAAAAAGACAAAGGTCCAGGATGTTCTCAACTGGGGCAGAAAGAACTCTCTGTGGTTCACTGTGAACGCAATGGGATGCTGCGGTGTGGAACTGCTTTCCACCGGCATGGCACACTATGATACGGACCGCTTCGGGATCATTCCAAGGAACTCTCCCAGGCATGCGGACGTGCTTATCATCAGTGGATATGTTACGAAGAAGTACCTGCCTGCATTGAAGAGGATATGGGAACAGATGCCTTCACCAAAGTGGGTCATAGCCTTCGGCGACTGTGCGATCAGCGGCGGTCCTTTCTATGAATCCTACAGCACCCACCAGAATGTGGATGAGATATTCCCTGTGGATGTTTTTGTCCCGGGCTGTCCTCCAAGGTGTGAAGCACTTATCCAGGGATTCTTTGAGCTGCAGAAAAAGATCGAAGCCAAACAGGACAGGGGTACGGAGTATTGA
- the cofC gene encoding 2-phospho-L-lactate guanylyltransferase, which yields MKALIPYKKQNAKSRLSPALSLREREHFVELMLRDVVGSLRKAGVNSIDVLTTPSNGVPSDLGVNILLSEHDLNEAINQYLESVSEPVLIIMADLPMVLPRHISEIVAVEKDLVIVPGKGGGTNVLFIRNPGSFHVRYYDSSFLNHCRIAEEMRQSVHVYDSFLLSTDIDEPHDLIEVMLHGHGLSKAYVDSKFGMEGNGRSRARLELLQ from the coding sequence ATGAAAGCACTCATCCCTTACAAAAAACAGAACGCTAAATCACGACTCTCTCCTGCGCTTTCCCTCCGTGAACGGGAGCACTTTGTTGAACTCATGCTCAGGGACGTGGTGGGAAGCCTTCGGAAGGCAGGTGTCAACAGCATTGATGTCCTGACAACACCAAGCAATGGTGTCCCAAGTGATCTGGGAGTGAACATACTTCTCAGCGAGCACGACCTCAATGAGGCCATCAACCAGTATCTTGAGTCTGTCAGCGAACCCGTGCTCATTATAATGGCAGACCTGCCAATGGTGCTTCCCAGGCATATCAGCGAGATAGTTGCCGTAGAGAAGGACCTGGTCATAGTTCCCGGGAAAGGAGGGGGGACCAATGTGCTCTTCATAAGGAATCCGGGAAGTTTTCATGTTCGTTACTATGATTCCAGTTTTCTCAATCACTGCAGGATAGCGGAGGAAATGAGACAGTCCGTCCATGTATACGATTCCTTCCTGCTGAGCACCGATATTGATGAGCCCCATGACCTTATAGAAGTGATGCTGCACGGGCACGGCCTGTCAAAGGCATACGTTGACAGTAAGTTTGGTATGGAAGGCAATGGCAGGTCAAGGGCCAGGCTTGAACTCCTTCAGTAA
- the cofH gene encoding 5-amino-6-(D-ribitylamino)uracil--L-tyrosine 4-hydroxyphenyl transferase CofH: MRILLPDHIIENARSGDIGYEDALGLLDANPFDLFSLANDIRYDAVGDTVSYVVNRNIYLTNHCIGTCGFCAFKQSKGYVLSREEVLREVKLADDAGAAEVCVQGGYNPDLTLDYYLDIFEAIRSEYPGMNIHGLSPMEVSYSAARAGVPVEEALTLLKESGLGTLTGTSAEILVDRVRNIICPDKVSTAEWTSIITTAHGVGLRTNSTIMFGHVESIRERLEHIFLIRDIQKQTGGFTEFIPMPFMPYNNRIGESMMERGQYMTGGIEDIRLLALARIILNTHIDNIQAPWVKLGKKLAQVALFSGANDLGGTLMEDHITTASGGSNGEYTPAGELEWIIRESGRIPKRRNAVYEECR; this comes from the coding sequence ATGAGGATCTTGCTTCCCGACCATATCATTGAGAATGCCCGCAGCGGAGATATAGGGTATGAAGATGCCCTGGGGCTGCTGGATGCAAATCCCTTCGATCTCTTCAGCCTTGCAAACGACATCCGCTATGATGCTGTAGGCGACACTGTCAGCTATGTGGTCAACAGGAACATCTACCTTACTAACCACTGCATCGGAACCTGCGGTTTCTGTGCTTTCAAGCAGAGCAAGGGCTATGTGCTTTCCAGGGAGGAAGTGCTCAGGGAAGTGAAACTGGCAGATGATGCCGGAGCCGCCGAGGTATGCGTGCAGGGCGGATATAATCCTGATCTCACACTCGATTATTATCTGGATATCTTCGAGGCTATCAGGTCCGAGTATCCCGGGATGAACATCCACGGCCTCTCACCCATGGAAGTATCCTATTCCGCAGCCCGGGCGGGAGTGCCCGTGGAAGAAGCGCTGACGCTCCTGAAGGAGAGCGGACTCGGAACACTTACAGGTACCTCGGCAGAGATCCTTGTGGACAGGGTGCGCAATATAATATGCCCTGACAAGGTCAGCACAGCTGAATGGACCAGTATCATCACAACTGCTCACGGGGTTGGGCTGCGCACCAACTCGACAATTATGTTCGGCCATGTTGAAAGCATAAGGGAAAGGCTTGAACATATATTCCTTATACGTGATATCCAGAAGCAGACGGGCGGATTCACCGAGTTCATACCCATGCCTTTCATGCCCTATAACAACAGGATAGGGGAAAGCATGATGGAAAGAGGCCAGTACATGACCGGCGGTATTGAAGATATCCGGCTGTTAGCCCTTGCAAGGATCATACTTAACACTCACATCGATAATATACAGGCACCCTGGGTGAAGCTGGGCAAGAAGCTTGCACAGGTTGCGTTATTCAGCGGCGCCAACGATCTTGGAGGAACGCTCATGGAAGATCACATCACCACCGCTTCGGGAGGCAGCAACGGGGAATACACCCCTGCAGGCGAGCTGGAGTGGATCATCCGGGAGAGCGGCAGGATACCAAAAAGAAGGAACGCCGTTTATGAGGAATGCAGATGA
- the fpoD gene encoding F420H2 dehydrogenase subunit FpoD gives MDEKVGPSEMIVHLGPQHPMMPGPFRLNAKLRGETVVDSEVEMGWIHKGIEKILESKTYLQGITIVDRICYLAALTNEEAYVGCVEKLAGIEVPERAQYIRVIMEELSRIQSHLLGMGEYASFVGFVSMFMYTIRDREDVMSLMDSVTGARITHSFLRFGGVKDDLPEGFKDDVKYVFGNLRKAINTYEELFSSDEIYRSRTVGIGVLTPEVAKDIGVSGPPLRATGVAFDIRRDEPYLAYPDLDFKVCTRKEGDVYARVQVRLDEMRESMYIIEQCLDQIPQGPLFPEGTPYGRRSPIMRVPAGEVFHRVEDPRGEMGFYMVSDGSDKPYRVKIRGPVYPTLQGLPPLIKGVRVADIVAIAGSMDTCTSEVDR, from the coding sequence CTGGACGAAAAAGTAGGACCTTCTGAAATGATAGTGCACCTCGGACCACAGCACCCCATGATGCCGGGGCCTTTCAGGCTGAATGCAAAACTGAGGGGTGAGACCGTTGTGGACTCCGAGGTCGAGATGGGCTGGATCCATAAAGGGATCGAGAAGATACTTGAGAGCAAGACATACCTGCAGGGCATAACCATCGTGGACAGGATATGCTACCTTGCAGCGCTGACCAACGAGGAGGCATACGTGGGCTGCGTTGAGAAACTAGCGGGCATAGAAGTGCCTGAGAGGGCGCAGTACATCCGCGTGATCATGGAAGAGCTTTCCAGGATACAGAGCCACCTGCTGGGCATGGGTGAATATGCATCCTTCGTGGGCTTTGTGAGCATGTTCATGTACACTATCAGGGACAGGGAAGATGTGATGAGCCTTATGGACTCTGTCACCGGGGCTCGTATAACACATAGTTTCCTGCGCTTTGGCGGTGTGAAGGATGACCTGCCCGAAGGGTTCAAGGATGACGTAAAATATGTCTTTGGTAACCTCAGAAAGGCCATTAATACTTATGAGGAGCTGTTCAGTTCCGATGAGATCTACAGGTCAAGGACCGTGGGCATCGGCGTGCTGACCCCCGAAGTGGCAAAGGACATCGGGGTTTCCGGGCCGCCTTTGAGGGCAACGGGAGTTGCTTTCGATATCCGCCGGGATGAGCCTTACCTTGCCTATCCTGACCTGGACTTCAAGGTCTGCACCCGCAAAGAGGGCGACGTGTACGCAAGAGTGCAGGTTCGTCTTGACGAGATGCGCGAAAGCATGTATATTATAGAGCAGTGTCTGGACCAGATACCGCAGGGACCTCTGTTCCCCGAAGGAACACCCTACGGACGCAGGAGCCCTATTATGAGAGTGCCTGCAGGAGAGGTGTTCCACCGCGTTGAGGACCCAAGAGGTGAAATGGGATTCTATATGGTATCCGATGGTTCTGACAAGCCTTACCGCGTGAAGATCAGAGGTCCTGTATATCCCACATTGCAGGGACTGCCTCCTCTCATCAAGGGTGTAAGAGTTGCTGATATTGTAGCAATTGCCGGAAGTATGGACACATGTACCAGTGAGGTTGACAGGTGA
- a CDS encoding phytoene desaturase family protein produces MKAIVIGAGLGGLLSAARLSGEGWEVEVFERLPFIGGRFTNIPYHGFQLSTGALHMIPHGPSGPLARLLRDVGADVEIVRSKPTAVIRVPRKKGDRDYKFGHKDILFQDFKVPFSLVNRLKLVYYIISTRKNPPKGISFAQWCTDHIDQDWTHRISDSFFGWALSLRAADVPVEEAFEIIENLYRYGGSGVPMGGCKGVTDALVKVINSNGGVIHTSSEVTSIAAGAADATKAGSVIVCGTEHAADIIISDIGHESTATLLQGFEADRKLQDYTRTAGELKPSAGIKICLSSDKPLIGHGGVMLTPYAKRVNGINEVTNIDPGLAPSGKHLTMSHQCVRWEDLDKLDKEIELGLEDLRDIFAGKDYEVLLIQSYSDGWPVNRSPSGADLKNRTPVSNLFIVGDGAKGRGGIEVEGVALGVEHTMKEILGGK; encoded by the coding sequence ATGAAGGCAATTGTAATAGGCGCCGGGCTTGGCGGTCTGTTGAGCGCAGCCAGGCTCTCAGGAGAAGGATGGGAAGTAGAAGTGTTCGAACGGCTCCCCTTTATAGGGGGCAGGTTCACAAACATACCTTACCATGGATTCCAGCTGTCCACAGGTGCGCTGCACATGATACCTCACGGCCCTTCCGGCCCTCTTGCAAGGCTTCTCAGGGATGTCGGAGCAGATGTCGAGATAGTCCGCTCGAAACCAACCGCAGTTATCCGGGTGCCCCGGAAGAAAGGGGACCGGGACTACAAGTTCGGCCACAAGGATATCCTTTTTCAGGATTTCAAGGTGCCATTCTCCCTGGTGAACCGCCTTAAGCTTGTCTACTACATAATAAGCACCAGGAAGAACCCGCCTAAGGGAATCTCGTTTGCTCAATGGTGTACGGACCACATTGACCAGGACTGGACACACAGGATATCAGACTCGTTCTTTGGCTGGGCCCTGAGCCTCAGGGCGGCGGATGTGCCAGTAGAGGAGGCGTTCGAGATAATAGAGAACCTCTATCGCTACGGAGGATCGGGCGTGCCTATGGGAGGATGCAAGGGTGTGACAGATGCTCTTGTCAAAGTGATAAATTCCAACGGGGGCGTGATACATACCTCGTCGGAAGTGACATCCATAGCCGCAGGAGCAGCCGATGCTACAAAAGCCGGCAGTGTCATCGTTTGCGGCACTGAGCATGCGGCAGACATCATCATAAGTGACATTGGACATGAGTCCACTGCCACTCTGCTGCAAGGCTTTGAGGCCGACAGAAAGCTTCAGGATTATACACGCACAGCCGGCGAACTGAAACCCTCTGCCGGTATTAAGATATGCCTTTCATCGGATAAGCCACTCATCGGACATGGGGGTGTCATGCTCACACCGTATGCAAAGAGAGTGAATGGCATTAACGAGGTCACCAATATCGATCCGGGTCTTGCGCCTTCCGGAAAGCACCTGACCATGTCCCACCAGTGTGTCCGCTGGGAAGACCTTGACAAACTGGATAAAGAGATAGAACTTGGCCTGGAGGACCTCAGGGACATATTTGCCGGAAAGGATTATGAGGTGCTGCTCATCCAGTCATACTCCGACGGCTGGCCTGTAAACAGATCCCCTTCCGGAGCTGACCTGAAGAACAGGACACCAGTTTCCAACCTGTTCATTGTAGGGGATGGGGCAAAAGGCAGGGGAGGCATAGAAGTAGAAGGTGTGGCCCTTGGCGTGGAGCACACCATGAAGGAGATACTGGGAGGAAAGTGA
- a CDS encoding 4Fe-4S binding protein, which translates to MRVNENCVGCGQCASFCRFDAIEVRGRASMNGNCVECGICTAYCPVKAIEG; encoded by the coding sequence ATGAGAGTGAACGAAAACTGCGTAGGATGCGGCCAATGTGCTTCTTTTTGTAGATTTGACGCCATTGAGGTGAGAGGCAGGGCGAGTATGAACGGAAATTGTGTAGAGTGCGGTATTTGCACCGCTTACTGCCCTGTTAAGGCAATAGAGGGATAA
- a CDS encoding Lrp/AsnC family transcriptional regulator, producing MDEVDIAILERLSENCRMHSTLIANELGVATSTVHKRIDKLHSSGIIKEFTIRVDPAVVGFNITTFIGINIEPTKRTSVIESLKAIEDVLEIYELLEPYDLLLKVQTFDVHTLKEDVLNPIAAVDGIKKSYSILTTKCHKESSLSIRKRNPPL from the coding sequence ATGGATGAGGTAGATATCGCTATATTGGAACGTCTCTCCGAGAATTGCAGGATGCACAGCACTCTAATAGCAAATGAGCTTGGCGTGGCTACATCCACTGTGCACAAAAGGATAGATAAGCTTCACAGCTCAGGTATCATCAAGGAGTTCACGATCAGGGTAGACCCGGCTGTTGTAGGATTCAATATCACGACCTTTATAGGGATAAACATAGAGCCGACGAAAAGGACCAGCGTGATAGAAAGCCTCAAAGCTATCGAGGATGTGCTTGAGATATATGAACTGCTTGAGCCTTATGACCTGCTTTTGAAAGTGCAGACATTTGATGTGCATACCCTGAAAGAGGACGTACTCAATCCAATCGCCGCAGTGGACGGCATAAAGAAATCATACAGCATCCTGACCACAAAGTGTCACAAGGAAAGCTCTCTTTCTATACGCAAAAGGAACCCCCCTTTGTAG
- the fpoA gene encoding F420H2 dehydrogenase subunit FpoA: MSGIIDISNIIYSYIPVAIILVVALLMPPLTMFLVKTLSPRSRGVSKYDTYEAGSVPIGDARIQFNVEYYLYAIAFVLFDIEVLFLYPWAMVFQGHGITEIATVEMLIFIFVVLFGYVYLLKKEALKWQ, from the coding sequence ATGTCAGGAATAATCGATATAAGTAACATTATATACAGTTACATACCGGTTGCAATCATCCTTGTTGTGGCACTTTTGATGCCTCCTCTGACCATGTTCCTTGTCAAGACATTAAGTCCAAGGAGCAGAGGGGTCTCAAAATACGACACCTACGAGGCTGGTTCCGTTCCTATCGGAGATGCAAGGATACAGTTCAATGTCGAATATTATCTTTATGCCATTGCTTTTGTGCTATTCGATATAGAAGTACTGTTCCTCTATCCGTGGGCCATGGTATTCCAGGGTCACGGGATCACTGAGATAGCAACCGTTGAAATGCTGATCTTTATCTTTGTTGTATTGTTTGGTTACGTGTACCTGTTAAAGAAGGAGGCTCTTAAGTGGCAGTAG
- the cofH gene encoding 5-amino-6-(D-ribitylamino)uracil--L-tyrosine 4-hydroxyphenyl transferase CofH: MKPTISDDVIENALEGRTTKEEALSLLQAHPFELFELADRLRYETVGDVVTYIVNRNINFTNRCIGNCGFCAFKDNSGYILSTDQILEKVEEADRLGATEVCIQGGLLPDVDLDFYINIIESVKEAFPHISTHAFSPMEVYHASRKSDMEVDDALLALKKAGLDSMPGTAAEILSDRVRKLICPGKLNTAEWADVITKAHRTGIPTTATMMYGHIETMEERIEHMMLIREIQKETGGFTEFVPLPFMPYNNKVGEQMLRSGKYVTPGMEDLKMYALARIILNTHVRNIQSSWVKLGKKLSQVALYCGANDLGGTLMEEKISRSAGATNGEFMSAQELEWFIRTAGRQPKQRNTVYTKVFDAATPGKVNIRMA, from the coding sequence ATGAAACCGACTATCAGTGACGATGTAATTGAGAATGCCCTGGAGGGAAGAACTACTAAGGAAGAAGCACTCTCCCTGCTGCAGGCGCATCCGTTCGAACTCTTTGAACTTGCCGACAGGTTACGTTACGAAACAGTCGGGGATGTTGTCACCTATATTGTGAACCGCAACATCAATTTCACAAACAGATGCATTGGCAACTGCGGATTCTGCGCCTTCAAGGATAATTCCGGCTATATCCTCAGTACCGATCAGATACTTGAAAAGGTGGAGGAGGCTGACAGGCTCGGGGCAACCGAGGTATGCATCCAGGGAGGCCTGCTGCCTGATGTGGATCTGGATTTTTACATCAATATCATTGAGTCGGTGAAGGAAGCGTTCCCTCACATAAGTACTCATGCCTTTTCTCCCATGGAGGTCTACCACGCATCAAGAAAGAGCGACATGGAAGTCGATGATGCATTGCTTGCTTTGAAAAAGGCGGGCCTTGACTCCATGCCGGGAACGGCAGCAGAGATACTTTCCGACAGGGTACGGAAGCTGATATGTCCCGGCAAACTGAACACCGCAGAATGGGCCGACGTGATCACAAAAGCCCACAGGACCGGCATACCCACCACAGCCACCATGATGTACGGTCACATCGAGACCATGGAGGAAAGGATAGAGCATATGATGCTTATCAGGGAGATACAGAAAGAAACAGGCGGCTTTACAGAGTTCGTGCCCCTGCCTTTCATGCCCTATAACAATAAGGTCGGCGAACAGATGCTGAGATCCGGGAAGTATGTCACCCCTGGCATGGAAGACCTGAAGATGTATGCCCTTGCCAGGATAATCCTCAACACCCATGTAAGGAATATCCAGTCCAGCTGGGTGAAGCTCGGAAAGAAACTGTCTCAGGTTGCATTGTACTGCGGGGCCAACGATCTTGGAGGAACCCTTATGGAAGAGAAGATATCCCGTTCTGCAGGTGCCACCAACGGAGAGTTCATGTCCGCACAGGAACTTGAATGGTTCATCAGGACGGCAGGAAGGCAGCCAAAGCAGAGGAACACGGTCTATACCAAGGTGTTCGATGCAGCCACCCCGGGAAAAGTGAATATAAGGATGGCATGA
- a CDS encoding DUF22 domain-containing protein → MKEEVVRVVCRDNGELVCKNVRAAPYEFTVATRARWEMVICDEDTDIRAGEFRKVSVREIYLEPDTVAMPCTFTHHAFVSLIKVGAKGGAKPVDNERVINYAYVLGQETGQVKKGDLLAVLNIFPIMFTREAITPREVHEV, encoded by the coding sequence ATGAAAGAAGAAGTGGTCCGGGTAGTATGCAGGGATAACGGTGAACTTGTCTGCAAGAATGTCAGAGCAGCACCATACGAATTCACAGTTGCCACGCGTGCCAGGTGGGAGATGGTAATCTGCGACGAAGACACAGACATCCGCGCCGGAGAGTTCAGAAAAGTGAGTGTCAGGGAAATATATCTGGAGCCTGACACAGTGGCCATGCCCTGTACTTTTACGCATCATGCATTTGTTTCCCTTATTAAGGTGGGTGCAAAGGGCGGTGCAAAGCCGGTTGACAATGAACGCGTGATCAACTACGCATACGTCCTGGGCCAGGAGACAGGGCAGGTGAAGAAGGGCGACCTGCTGGCAGTGCTCAATATATTCCCTATAATGTTCACCCGTGAGGCCATAACACCCCGGGAAGTACATGAGGTTTAA
- the fpoC gene encoding F420H2 dehydrogenase subunit FpoC, which produces MDANTMIDSLSTQFPDAIYDTKVGSKIRIFAKVKPENVKDVCKYLKENLSFGHLCCEFGVDYPGRNEIEVVYVIGSYDHPVVLTLKALLPRDNPEIESVVSVYWNANWYERETYELLGVKYLNHPDLRPLVLPEDMLGEWPLRKDYKGFPNKTAKNLV; this is translated from the coding sequence ATGGATGCTAATACTATGATAGATTCACTTTCCACCCAGTTCCCGGACGCAATTTATGATACGAAGGTAGGATCCAAGATAAGGATCTTTGCGAAAGTGAAGCCAGAGAACGTAAAGGATGTATGTAAGTATCTCAAGGAAAACCTGTCCTTCGGGCACCTGTGCTGTGAGTTCGGTGTTGATTATCCGGGCAGGAACGAGATAGAGGTCGTGTACGTAATCGGTTCATACGACCACCCTGTAGTACTCACTCTTAAGGCTCTTCTTCCAAGGGATAATCCTGAGATCGAGTCTGTTGTGTCTGTATACTGGAATGCGAACTGGTATGAGAGAGAGACATACGAACTGCTTGGTGTGAAGTACCTTAACCATCCGGACCTGCGGCCGCTTGTTCTCCCGGAAGATATGCTCGGGGAATGGCCTCTCAGGAAGGACTATAAAGGCTTCCCCAACAAGACCGCTAAAAACCTGGTGTGA